One genomic segment of Sorex araneus isolate mSorAra2 chromosome X, mSorAra2.pri, whole genome shotgun sequence includes these proteins:
- the SLAMF7 gene encoding SLAM family member 7, which translates to MGEFGVYLRLLIFGFLHAASAACTQRELVGAVGGAVTFPVCHALQQIDTVVWTFNTTFLISLQRNATHTHKIVGPTQKRPRLRLVPGNYSLRLSRLQQADAGTYRVELHSSEQPRPLLQEYTLLRVYEPLPRPEVSKVLWHTENGTCLANLTCAVLQEAAVTYSWESANGTWGGPVLPVTWGPGSSDQHFVCVASNPVSSNSSHPLSARELCGEPDGQAGILLALLLPLTVLLCCVVLVAAVRAVVLLLRRQKSAEPAGEKRESGTFSHNRMSAEYDSVLHLPVSPVNTLYSTVQVLQKKDKAPSLPENRDAPRPVIYDEVI; encoded by the exons CATCGGCCGCCTGCACCCAGAGGGAGCTGGTGGGCGCCGTGGGGGGCGCCGTGACCTTCCCCGTGTGCCACGCACTGCAGCAAATAGACACCGTGGTCTGGACCTTCAACACCACGTTCCTCATCAGCCTCCAGCGCAACGCCACCCACACGCACAAGATCGTGGGTCCGACGCAGAAGCGGCCCCGGCTGAGGCTGGTGCCCGGGAACTACTCCCTGCGCCTGAGCCGGCTGCAGCAGGCGGACGCGGGCACCTACCGCGTGGAGCTGCACAGCTCTGAGCAGCCTCGGCCCCTCCTGCAGGAGTACACGCTGCTGCGTGTCTACG AGCCCCTGCCCAGGCCCGAAGTGAGCAAGGTCCTGTGGCACACGGAGAATGGGACCTGCCTAGCCAACCTGACATGCGCAGTGCTGCAGGAAGCTGCCGTGACGTACAGCTGGGAGTCAGCCAACGGGACCTGGGGGGGCCCTGTGCTCCCCGTCACCTGGGGACCAGGCAGCAGCGACCAGCATTTCGTCTGTGTGGCCAGCAACCCCGTGAGCAGCAACAGCTCCCACCCGCTGTCTGCCAGGGAGCTCTGTGGAG aGCCTGATGGCCAAGCCGGCATTCTCCTGGCGCTGTTGCTccccctgacagtgctcctgTGCTGTGTGGTACTGGTAGCGGCTGTGCGCGCAGTGGTCCTGCTTCTGCGGCGGCAAAAGTCTGCAG AGCCCGCTGGAGAGAAGAGGGAGTCGGGGACTTTCTCTCACAATAGGATGTCGGCAGAGTACGACTCCGTTCTGCATTTGCCGGTCAGTCCGGTGAACACGCTGTACTCAACTGTGCAGGTCCTCCAGAAG AAGGACAAAGCCCCCTCACTGCCCGAGAACAGGGACGCACCCAGGCCAGTCATCTATGATGAAGTCATCTAA